Proteins encoded in a region of the Triticum dicoccoides isolate Atlit2015 ecotype Zavitan chromosome 3A, WEW_v2.0, whole genome shotgun sequence genome:
- the LOC119273699 gene encoding ankyrin repeat-containing protein NPR4-like, translating to MADNISTTSSLEGRHEELQMDQCLLEAATSGDSASMKAMASQDRSMLLRTTPAGNTCLHISSIHGHEAFCTDVVALEAPLLTTVNLDRETPLLTAVKSGFVILASVLLRLYRERRLSKAILEKDIDGCNALHHAIRSGHRKLALELIEAEPALSTHVNRMNESPMYIAAMRNFTDISENLLEIPDSAHMGPWGQNTLQAAVKNGNAGLAKRIMETRPGLAKEADNNGCTPLSSAVYRGLVDMARVLLEHDCSLGYEVPSNGNPFLSCAAYEGHLDVAQELVKHCPDTPYRSTQDACWTSLHVAVYEDQVVFTEFILRTSQFRKLINMRDSNGKTALHLAVEKCNPKMVAALLSHDDIDTTVLDNKGVTPAWVLAHVIDHAKTLNWNEVSMLMVRADPRDANTLYNLHTHTKHKATLQSRKEAKSLTQTYTSNTSLVAILITTVTFAAAFTLPGGYSNDAGSEGLPIMSRKFAFQAFLISDVLAMCSSFAVAFICIIARWGDYEFLIYYISATKKLMWFASVATTTAFSTGLYTVLAPHLHWLAIAICLVVALLPILTKLLGEWPVWKLRLRLGKAFNSDLLDMV from the exons ATGGCAGATAATATATCAACAACTAGTTCACTGGAAGGACGACATGAAGAGCTACAGATGGACCAATGCCTCCTGGAAGCAGCCACATCCGGTGATTCCGCATCAATGAAGGCCATGGCATCGCAGGATCGAAGCATGCTTCTTAGAACAACTCCAGCTGGGAACACCTGTCTTCACATATCGTCCATCCATGGCCATGAGGCATTTTGCACGGATgtggtggccctggaggcgcctcttCTCACTACAGTAAACTTGGATCGAGAGACGCCACTTCTCACGGCGGTGAAAAGTGGATTTGTCATCTTGGCTTCCGTTCTACTCCGATTGTACCGTGAACGGCGATTGAGCAAGGCAATCTTGGAAAAAGACATTGATGGCTGCAATGCACTGCACCATGCCATTCGGAGTGGCCACAGGAAGCTTGCGTTGGAGCTGATAGAAGCAGAGCCGGCTCTGTCGACACATGTGAATAGAATGAACGAGTCACCCATGTATATCGCAGCGATGAGGAATTTTACTGATATTTCAGAGAATTTACTTGAAATTCCTGATTCTGCTCATATGGGACCATGGGGCCAGAACACTCTGCAGGCTGCCGTGAAAAATGGAAACGCAG gttTGGCTAAGAGAATTATGGAAACACGTCCTGGGCTGGCCAAAGAAGCCGATAACAATGGGTGTACTCCACTAAGTTCAGCTGTATACCGTGGCCTGGTTGACATGGCACGAGTATTGCTGGAACATGATTGCTCTTTAGGGTATGAGGTGCCAAGTAATGGTAATCCTTTCCTTAGTTGTGCTGCATATGAAGGTCACCTCGATGTTGCTCAAGAGCTTGTTAAACACTGTCCTGATACTCCTTACCGTTCAACACAAGATGCCTGTTGGACATCCCTCCATGTAGCTGTATACGAGGATCAAGTGGTGTTCACAGAATTCATTTTGAGGACCTCACAATTTCGGAAACTCATTAACATGCGAGACTCCAACGGTAAAACTGCTCTACATTTGGCAGTAGAGAAGTGCAATCCTAAAATGGTTGCTGCTTTGCTGTCTCACGATGATATAGACACAACTGTGCTTGATAACAAAGGTGTTACACCAGCTTGGGTATTAGCTCACGTCATTGATCATGCCAAGACTTTAAACTGG AATGAAGTGAGCATGCTTATGGTGAGAGCTGATCCCCGAGATGCCAACACTCTTTATAATCTTCACACCCATACCAAACACAAAGCGACCTTGCAATCAAGGAAGGAAGCGAAGTCACTAACTCAAACATACACAAGTAACACTTCGCTAGTGGCGATCCTCATCACGACAGTCACCTTTGCCGCTGCCTTCACCCTGCCTGGAGGATACAGCAATGACGCCGGAAGCGAGGGACTTCCCATCATGTCTAGGAAGTTTGCATTTCAGGCATTCTTGATTTCTGACGTCTTAGCAATGTGCTCCTCGTTTGCTGTCGCCTTCATATGCATCATAGCAAGGTGGGGAGATTATGAGTTCCTGATTTATTACATATCCGCCACTAAGAAGCTCATGTGGTTTGCATCCGTGGCAACAACTACGGCTTTTTCAACTGGTTTGTACACGGTGCTGGCTCCACATCTCCATTGGTTGGCTATTGCAATTTGTCTTGTGGTAGCTTTGTTGCCCATTCTCACGAAACTGTTGGGCGAATGGCCAGTTTGGAAGCTCAGATTACGGTTGGGAAAAGCTTTCAACTCAGACCTCCTTGACATGGTGTGA